GTGTCGGCGTTGCAGGCCGTCACGTCCATTCGCAAGGCTGCAGTACCGTTCATGCTGCCCGCGATGACCTGCTCGCCACATGCCCGATAAACCGGCTTGGATTCACCGGTCAGCAGGGATTCGTCGATCCAGGCGCCTTCATCCAGTACCCGCCCATCTGCCGGCAGTGCGCTGCCGGGCGCGACCCGGACCCGGTTGCCGGGCATGAGCTCTTGCAGGGTAATGGTTTCGACACCGTCGGCGGTTTCTCGCAGGCAAGTATCCGGCAACAGCCGCGCCAGCGCATCGCTGCTCTCGCCGGCTCGGGCACGCGCCGCCGCTTGCAGGAAGCGCGCGAGTGTCAGGAAGAAGATGAACATGCAGACCGTATCGAAGTAGACCGGCCCGGTCCCGATCAGCGTATTGCGAGCGCTGGCGATGAAGGCGATGCCGATGGCGATGGAAACCGGCATGTCCATGCCGATGCGATAGACGCGCAACCCGCGATAGGCCTTCTGAAAAAACGGCGCGCCGGCGTAGAACACCACCGGCGTCGTGATCAGCAGGCTGATCAGTTTCAGGAAATCGGCATAAGTCGGATCCATGCCATGAAAATCACCGCTGTAGAGTGACAGCGCGTAGGTCATCGCCTGCATCATGCCCAGCCCGGAGACCGCCAGCCGCTTGAGCGCCTGACGTCGTTCGCGCACATGCAGGGCGCTGGCCTGACCGGCTTTCTGGGGATGCGGCGGATAGCCCAGAGCTGCGAGCCGCTCCAACATACGGCTCAGGCGAGTTTGGGCGGGGTCTAAATGCAGCAGAACACGGGCATTGGCGGCATTGACCTGGACACCGCGCACGCCCGGCTCATTGCCGAGTGCGCCTTCGATCAGCCAGGCACATGCCGCACAATTGAGGTTTTCCACCAGCAGCTCTGCCTCCAGGCTGCCATCGGGTCGCGTGACGACGAAGCTGCGTTGGGCCTGCGGGCGATCGTAGGCGATAAAACGGGCCTGTTCGGTCGGTTCGACCGGCGCCACGGCGGGTGTGGTGCGCCAGCGGTAATATGCGCCAAGACCTGCCGAATCGATCCATTGCGCGGCCATTTCGCAGCCCACGCAACACACGGGTTGCACCTTGCCATGGATGACGACCTGATGTCTGGGGTCGCTGTCGGGGACCGGCTGGCCGCAGTGGAAGCAGTCGGATGCCGGCATGATCTAGCCTTCCCGCGACACCAGCGGAACCAATCGCGTGGCGTCGGTGCCCGGCCGCCAGCGTCCTTCCAGAACCCAGCCAGCCTGACTTTCCAGGCGCAGCACGCGCGGTTCGCGCAAGCCATTGGGCAGGCGCGCTTCATATTCGCCCGGTGCGAACGGTTGCAGAATGCTGATCTGATCCCGGTCCGGCAGGGTCGGATGTAACCAGCGCAGGGTCAGGGGTGTATTTGCCGTCTCGCCGCTCACGCGCAGGTAGAGACGCTCGCTGTCGAGCCGAAAGCTCAGCGTTGCGCTCGTGGGCCCTGGAATGGCGTCCGGTTGGAGCGCAATTCCGACGCGACTGAACCGGTCCGGAAGCAGGGTGTCCGCGTGCTCCACGGCAATCCACAGGGTGATGAATCCGCCGATCACAGCCGCTGCCGGGGGCAGCATCAGAAACCAGGGCCAGAATTGGCGGTACCAGGGCGGTGAGATATTCATGGTGTTTGCGTCGACCTCGGGCCCAGGAAACGGGCGGTTTCACGAATGACGGGGGCATCGGGATCATCCACGGTATGCAGAATGAGCTCGACATCCACCGAGCCGCTGACGGCGCTTGCGGGCACCTGAACCCGGGCCGGAATCGGTTGAATGGCGCCGGGTGGGAGGGTGATGGTGGCCGGATCGCTTTGCGCCTGGATTCCCGTGATGCCTCTGGCTTCGAGCCGATAGCTGTGCGGGGTTTCACTGCGGTTGTTGATCTTCAAGGTGTAGCTGTTCTCGATCCGACCGTCGTCCAGGGTCCGGTAGAGCGCATTGCGATCGCGCAGCACATCCATCGACAGCACCGGCCGGGTGAGAATTGCATACACCGTCAGACCGCCGGCGATGAGGAGAATGGTCGCGTAGATCACAATTCGCGGCCGAATGACGTGGGTGGCTTTGCCGTCCAGCGCATTCTGGGTCGTGTAGCGGACCAGGCCTCGCGGATAGCCCATGCGATCCATGACCTGGTCACACACGTCGATACACGCGGCGCAGCCGATGCATTCATATTGCAGCCCCCTGCGGATGTCGATCCCGGTCGGGCAGACCTGAACGCACATCGTGCAGTCGATGCAATCGCCCAGGCCAACCTGTTTGGGATCGCTGCCGCGGCGGCGGCTGCCGCGCGGCTCACCGCGCTGTTCATCATAGGAAATGATCAGGCTGTCGCGGTCGAACATGGCGCTCTGGAATCGCGCATAGGGACACATGTACATGCAGACCTG
The sequence above is a segment of the Candidatus Macondimonas diazotrophica genome. Coding sequences within it:
- a CDS encoding FixH family protein, with protein sequence MNISPPWYRQFWPWFLMLPPAAAVIGGFITLWIAVEHADTLLPDRFSRVGIALQPDAIPGPTSATLSFRLDSERLYLRVSGETANTPLTLRWLHPTLPDRDQISILQPFAPGEYEARLPNGLREPRVLRLESQAGWVLEGRWRPGTDATRLVPLVSREG
- the ccoG gene encoding cytochrome c oxidase accessory protein CcoG; protein product: MNTASSRHSAPPPETDDNGSLYAARRKIHPREVTGTYQRLRRIALVLILGAFYTLCWVPWGDRQIILWDLPARRFHILWMTFYPQDFIYAAILLVLAAVTLLFFTALAGRLWCGYTCPQTLWTEMFLWIERKIEGDRVQRIKMDQSPWTRDKLLRRGGKHAIWIAIGFWTGLTFVGYFTPIRQLLAELVRFQLGPWESFWVFFYGFATYGNAGFLREQVCMYMCPYARFQSAMFDRDSLIISYDEQRGEPRGSRRRGSDPKQVGLGDCIDCTMCVQVCPTGIDIRRGLQYECIGCAACIDVCDQVMDRMGYPRGLVRYTTQNALDGKATHVIRPRIVIYATILLIAGGLTVYAILTRPVLSMDVLRDRNALYRTLDDGRIENSYTLKINNRSETPHSYRLEARGITGIQAQSDPATITLPPGAIQPIPARVQVPASAVSGSVDVELILHTVDDPDAPVIRETARFLGPRSTQTP